The nucleotide window ACATCTACGTTATCATTATCAAACAAATATATTCCATAAGCAAAGAAAATATCGCTGAGTTGTGTTTTTAAATCTTCCATTTCTTGCGTGGCAGCGGTTTCAAGCATATCTTCGTATATGGATATAGCCTCTTCATATTGTTTTAATAGACAGTATGTATTGGCAAGTGATATTTTTAAATCATTGTCGTGGTGATATTCTTTTATTGCATCTTGGAGTAGTATTGTTGCTTCATCAATTTGACCTTGTTCTATCTTTATTTTAGCTATGTAGTTTAAAATACGTGGTTTGTTTCCGTTTTTTAGCTCCAAACATTTTTCAGCAAATTCTGAGGCTGTTTCATAGTCTTTTAATTTTAAGGACAGAACTATAATTTCTTCGTACAAGTTGTTGTTATAGGGCTCAATTTCTATAATTTTTTTGATAGTTTCAATAGCATTTTTATACTCTTCGCAAATCAAATATGCTTTTTTTAAATAAAGTAAGACTGTTTTATCATTTGGATATGCTTCAATCAATATGTTTGCTTCTTTTTTCAAGTTTGCCCAATCTCTTGTTTCAAAATAGATGTTGGCTATTGAAAGTTGAAGGCTTCTTTTCTCTTTTTCATCTTCAGTAAGTGTAATTATTTTTTTGTATAATTGAAGAGCTGCGTGTTTTTCTTTTTTTTGAGTATAAATATCTGCTAGTTGGTATAGTGCATTGATATTATTTGGATTTTTATCTATAAGTTTTTTATAAACAGTTACTGCCTTATTGAATTGTTTAGTTTTTACTAAGCAATTTCCAATCAGCAATATTGCATCAATATTGTCAGGATTTCCTCGTACAATCAAGTTTAAATGCCCTATTGCGTCATAATATTTTTCAGCGTCATATAACAATTTTGCATATATTAATCTTGCTTTTGCATTCTGCGGAGCTTGGGAAAGCAGTTGTTTACCAACATTAAAGGCTTCTTGCCATTGTCCTGCGTTTCTCAATGCTTCAATCTGCGATTGGACAGACTGATAGTAGCCATCATCGTTATCTTCAGAGTCCAGAGATATGTTTTCGCTCAATGCTCTGAATATCTTATATATGATTACTAAAAAAACTATGCATAATAATCCGAATATAATTTGTTTTGTCATATATCTCTCTTTGCAAAATTATATCAGTTTTTTAAGCTTTTTCCAACCTTCTTAACAATTGTAAATTGTTTTAATAAAATAAGCAATTTTTGTATCGCAAATGTGTTTATTAACTTGGAAAGTGAAGTTTATATTTAGGTAAGCAGGTATTGAAAAATGTCTAACGCATTTGCTAGTGCAATTTTTATTGCAAGAAATACTGATAAAGTCAAACATGGCGACATTGGGCGGGCTCCGGTTATTTTAGCTCAAACAGGGAGTCTGGTTGACAAGGTCTCAAAACTGGATAATTCTGTTGGTAAAACAACGAAAACAGCTTTGGATGCCTTTGAAAAATCGACATCGTTTGGCTCAAAAGCACTGAATGTTGCAGGTAAACTGGTTAATCCTTTGTTAATTGGTGCTGCTGGTATTCGGGTAGCTACTTCGGAAAATAAAGAAGCAACTTTGTATCATGAAGCCGGCGGTATGTCAGCTATGTTTGCCGCTGAAAAGCTCATGAAATCAAAGACTGCAAAAGAAATCGTAAGGCAAAAAGGTGATAATTTAACTGAGTTTGCTCTTGAAAAACTAGGGAAAAATATTAAAACTATCGGAAACATGTCTGCGAAATCCAAAAATAAAGTAATGATGGCAACAGGCTTTATTTTATCAGGTTTGGCTTTTGTCGGGGCTTCTATGCTCGGATATGATTTGGGTTCCAAAGTAGGTGATAGTGCTTATCAGAAGAAGCATAAAAATACTGAAAATAAGAGCGAAAGCTTAAATACTTCGCAGTCTGCAAATCAAACAGCTGATAAATCTAATTCTGTTAGTACTGACTATTATAATAAACGTGGTCGATTTACTACAGAATCATAGCCAGTATCATCAATAAAATTCCTCCAATTTGAGCTCCCGTTGTTAAATTTCTCATCAATTTATTGTTGTCATATAA belongs to Candidatus Gastranaerophilales bacterium and includes:
- a CDS encoding tetratricopeptide repeat protein; translation: MTKQIIFGLLCIVFLVIIYKIFRALSENISLDSEDNDDGYYQSVQSQIEALRNAGQWQEAFNVGKQLLSQAPQNAKARLIYAKLLYDAEKYYDAIGHLNLIVRGNPDNIDAILLIGNCLVKTKQFNKAVTVYKKLIDKNPNNINALYQLADIYTQKKEKHAALQLYKKIITLTEDEKEKRSLQLSIANIYFETRDWANLKKEANILIEAYPNDKTVLLYLKKAYLICEEYKNAIETIKKIIEIEPYNNNLYEEIIVLSLKLKDYETASEFAEKCLELKNGNKPRILNYIAKIKIEQGQIDEATILLQDAIKEYHHDNDLKISLANTYCLLKQYEEAISIYEDMLETAATQEMEDLKTQLSDIFFAYGIYLFDNDNVDVAFTMLNKAIEQNPSNPNLYKGLGDINVKIKNYNEATNYYKTALEVSPEDAETYIKLADTYYEMDNLLEAKKYYQDSLLIKPDNVIAHAALGVIFAKQKNSTAAIDAFKKALSIDSQNVNIRYNLALAYELAMNTDKAMAEYKKVLEIDPYHTESKNNLELLQNMYKQ